A genomic stretch from Acidobacteriota bacterium includes:
- a CDS encoding type I 3-dehydroquinate dehydratase: MTEGPRICATVTARTMADLVRVRDKATDADMVEMRLDTVSDPDVAAALDHRHLPVIVTCRRQAEGGHFSGSEQERRALLLQALDAGAEFVDLEWQAGFDHVVRARRGRNVVLSHHDFAGVPADLASRVDAMLATGAEVVKVAVTASRLSDCLTLLELGRTRRDRRLIVLAMGEAGLVTRVFAARFGSCWTYAGEGVAPGQIGAAQLTNELAFRRIGPATRAYGLFGRGIAHSPSPAMHNAGFSELAVDAAYVPLVGADAEDVMTFARGFDLAGASVTIPFKVDLLSRLDDVDPGARAIGAVNTLTATNGGWSGSSTDGAGFLAGLPAGVSPASRAAILGTGGAARAVAAALRDAGAKVTMFGRSAEAAGSVAADLGVRGAARPVPPSSWDLLVNATPVGTSPDVDRTSFPEGTFDGGTVYDLVYYPEQTRLLRDAAQAGCRTVGGLTMLIEQARLQQARWTGRTPSVATLRTAAALALARRMEQS, translated from the coding sequence ATGACAGAAGGCCCACGAATCTGCGCCACGGTGACCGCCCGCACGATGGCGGACCTGGTTCGCGTCCGTGACAAAGCGACGGACGCCGACATGGTGGAGATGCGCCTCGACACGGTCTCGGATCCCGATGTGGCGGCGGCACTCGACCATCGCCATCTTCCCGTCATCGTGACGTGTCGGCGGCAGGCCGAAGGCGGCCACTTCAGCGGGAGCGAGCAGGAGCGGCGCGCGCTGCTCCTGCAGGCGCTCGATGCGGGTGCCGAGTTTGTCGATCTCGAATGGCAGGCAGGATTTGATCACGTGGTTCGGGCCCGCCGCGGACGCAACGTCGTACTGTCGCACCACGACTTTGCCGGTGTTCCAGCCGACTTGGCCTCGCGGGTGGACGCGATGCTAGCCACAGGCGCGGAGGTCGTGAAGGTGGCGGTCACGGCCTCGCGACTGAGCGACTGCCTGACTCTGCTGGAGCTCGGCCGGACGCGCCGGGACAGGCGCCTGATCGTGCTGGCGATGGGCGAGGCCGGTCTGGTCACGCGGGTATTCGCGGCGCGGTTCGGATCGTGCTGGACGTACGCCGGCGAGGGTGTGGCGCCCGGCCAGATAGGCGCGGCGCAACTCACCAATGAGCTGGCGTTCCGACGGATCGGCCCGGCCACTCGCGCTTACGGACTCTTCGGGCGCGGGATCGCGCATTCGCCGTCGCCCGCCATGCACAACGCCGGATTCTCCGAACTGGCCGTCGACGCCGCGTATGTGCCGCTGGTTGGCGCAGACGCTGAAGATGTGATGACGTTCGCGCGCGGATTTGATCTGGCTGGCGCCAGTGTGACAATCCCGTTCAAGGTCGATCTGCTGAGTCGTCTCGATGACGTGGATCCCGGCGCGCGCGCGATCGGCGCCGTCAACACCCTCACGGCCACCAACGGAGGCTGGTCAGGATCGAGCACCGACGGGGCCGGATTCCTCGCTGGGCTGCCAGCCGGTGTGTCGCCCGCGTCCCGTGCGGCGATCCTGGGAACAGGCGGCGCCGCGCGCGCCGTGGCAGCGGCCCTCCGCGATGCCGGTGCGAAAGTGACGATGTTCGGGCGGTCGGCTGAGGCCGCCGGGTCGGTGGCCGCCGATCTCGGCGTTCGAGGGGCCGCGCGTCCGGTACCGCCGTCGAGCTGGGATCTGCTCGTCAACGCGACGCCGGTCGGAACCTCTCCCGACGTGGATCGGACCTCGTTCCCCGAGGGGACGTTCGATGGCGGAACGGTCTACGACCTGGTCTATTACCCCGAACAGACGCGACTGCTGCGCGACGCCGCGCAGGCCGGGTGCCGGACGGTTGGCGGTCTCACCATGTTGATTGAACAGGCCCGGCTCCAGCAGGCACGCTGGACGGGCCGCACGCCCAGTGTGGCGACACTTCGCACGGCGGCAGCCTTGGCGCTCGCACGCCGGATGGAACAGTCATGA